The genomic segment TATCGCCATTTTTATCTTCAACGGAGCATACTCTGTTATCGGAATGTCACGACTCAAAGCCGCAGCCATAGCTACTCCCTGAGCGCGTCCCAACTTCAACATCGATTGCACATTCTTACCAAAAAAAGGCGCTTCAATAGCAAGTTCATCCGGCAGGTAACTTTCAATGATACTCAACACCCTTTCGTGGATATGGCGAAGTTTCAGATAGTGGTCACCGAACTTACGAAGGTCTATGATGCCCATAGCAATCATCTCAGGCTTTACTCCCGCCACACGCAGCACTCCATACCCCATAATAGTGGTACCGGGGTCAATGCCCAAAATGATTTTTTCCTTTACCGGCTGTATCACACTATCACCTCCATCAACGTCGGAAAACCGATTACTTTATCATTAAAGATTCTCAGTAATTCCTCATTCAGCTTTACGCCCTGCTCCTGATGCCAGTGATGCAGCTTGGCAGAGTTCTCAACTTCAAACTGTACAGAGTAACAGATACTTCCTTCCTCAATATGACTCAGTATGCGTGCTATGCGCGGGGCATACAGCGTACCATGTTTTTCTACTTCGGGAAGGTAAAACTCCTGCATCCAGGCAAGGAAGAATTTTTCCTGTCCCTCTTCCACGTGATAGGTCGTATTATATATCAACATAATTTCTTTTTTCATTTTGTTTCGCAAACATAGCAATTATTTCAGAATAATGCATTATATTTGCACCATCAAAATGCGGAGGGTTCCGCAAACGTTAGCAACGGGGGCGTTAGCTCATCTGGCTAGAGCGCGACACTGGCAGTGTCGAGGTGATCGGTTCGAGTCCGATACGCTCCACCAAGAAGCCGTTAACTATCAATTAGTTAGCGGCTTTCTTTTTTTAGGTAACTTGGCGTACAACAACCCCCAAAATAGTATTTTAGAGAGTGTGTTACCGTTTTTTGTTACCGTTTTTTGTTACCTTCGATTTTCATTAAGCCGCTGAAAATCAGGTATAGTTTCGACACTGATGAAACAACAGATTTTTCCTATCGAATTGCGCGGCAGATTTTTCCTAACTAATGCCAAGAATAAGCAACCGTCACCACTAGCATTTATGGTGCGGTTCAAAGGTAAACTGTATAAGTTTACTACTCACACCAAAGTATATCCCCAACAATGGAATCAATCACTACAGAAAGCCTACATTAGTCCTATTCTAACTAATGCAGATAACTTGAACAATTCAATAGTAAACCAAAAAATAGAAGAAATAAAGGAACGTTTTGCCAAGTTTAAGCTATATCTTTGTAATATTGAATGTAATAATGTAGATTTAGTTCAACTGCTTCAAAACGAATTCAACGATATGGCTAAAAAAAAGACAAAAGGAAAGGAAGAACTGAGCAAGTTCGATGATATTGTTAAAGTGATCCACAATGCTGTTTATAACGACACAACAATCGCCAAAGGAACGTCTGACAATTATATTAAAAAAGGACTTCCTGCACTCAAATTCTACCTCTCCTATCTTGAAGAAGAAGAGAATACAAAAGTGGATAACTTCAAATATTTCACCACTGAATTTCTCACATCTTTTGCATACTATGTCCATGACAATTATACGTATGGTGAAGGACAATCCTATGCTATACCGACCATCAATTCAATCTTGAAATATGCAAAATCCGCCATTATACTTTGTGCTAGAGCAAATAAGTACCTTGCGGAAGCAGAAATAAATTCTCTCAAAATAAAACTATTCAATGATAAATCCTCACCCAACCATATAGCATTAAGGAATGATGAAGTTATGCTTCTATACAATTATAAACCCACTTGCAAACGTGATGAAGAAGTGCGTGATATTTTCTTACTTGAATGTACATTTGGGCATCGTATTACTGATACATTACGGCTAGATGAACGAGTAGAAGAAATTGGCGGCAAATACTATATCACCATTGCACCCAAGAAAACACCAAATAAAAAAGTAGAAGTAGGAATCATTTTTAAAATAGCAAAGGAGATATTGATAGATAAATACCACTGCAAACTTCCTTCTATAACAAAAGATATGATTAATAAAAACATCAAAAGAATTGCTTTAGAAGCAGGTATTAAAG from the Bacteroides eggerthii genome contains:
- a CDS encoding DUF4286 family protein codes for the protein MLIYNTTYHVEEGQEKFFLAWMQEFYLPEVEKHGTLYAPRIARILSHIEEGSICYSVQFEVENSAKLHHWHQEQGVKLNEELLRIFNDKVIGFPTLMEVIV
- the ruvC gene encoding crossover junction endodeoxyribonuclease RuvC; this encodes MIQPVKEKIILGIDPGTTIMGYGVLRVAGVKPEMIAMGIIDLRKFGDHYLKLRHIHERVLSIIESYLPDELAIEAPFFGKNVQSMLKLGRAQGVAMAAALSRDIPITEYAPLKIKMAITGNGQASKEQVADMLQRMLHFPKEEMPVFLDATDGLAAAYCHFLQMGRPAAEKGYHSWKDFVAKNPGKVKR